A single Desulfatibacillum aliphaticivorans DSM 15576 DNA region contains:
- the ybgF gene encoding tol-pal system protein YbgF gives MHMSTVVKIMTKTCFVVALAFTLAGCSWFDWLKQDNTDPRLEDAHRKLDAISTNTDIAEQQLHSVNKRLSAIEQRLLNMEGQMGNMSIMMESISLAPSEIQQQAGYSQDVEDDYLTAPEVQKPPAPAPEPPKTASSSLISPEEQYAGAYLHYQNREQDKAIRAFKAFLADNPDHDLADNAQYWIGEAYYDQKMYPEAIEAFKQVVKKYPDQNKAPAALLKIGYSYLAVDNPEQASKFLRQVVTDYPFSDLVNKAQNKLSDLQPAKPVSDAFPSGGS, from the coding sequence ATGCATATGTCAACAGTGGTCAAAATCATGACGAAAACCTGCTTCGTCGTTGCGCTCGCATTCACTCTGGCGGGCTGCAGTTGGTTTGACTGGTTGAAACAAGATAACACAGATCCCAGGTTGGAAGACGCCCACAGAAAGCTGGACGCCATATCCACCAACACGGATATCGCGGAGCAGCAACTCCATTCCGTGAACAAGCGCCTGTCCGCCATTGAGCAGCGCCTGCTCAACATGGAAGGCCAGATGGGCAACATGTCCATCATGATGGAATCCATCTCCCTGGCGCCCTCTGAAATCCAGCAGCAGGCGGGCTACTCCCAGGATGTTGAAGACGATTACTTGACCGCCCCCGAAGTGCAAAAGCCTCCGGCCCCGGCTCCTGAGCCGCCTAAAACCGCGTCCTCCTCGTTGATATCTCCCGAGGAACAATATGCAGGCGCGTACCTGCATTACCAAAACCGCGAACAGGATAAGGCGATCCGGGCCTTCAAGGCCTTTTTAGCCGACAACCCGGACCATGATCTGGCCGACAACGCCCAGTACTGGATCGGCGAGGCCTATTATGACCAGAAAATGTATCCCGAGGCCATTGAGGCCTTTAAACAGGTCGTTAAAAAATATCCCGATCAAAACAAAGCGCCGGCCGCCTTGCTGAAAATCGGCTACTCCTATCTCGCCGTGGACAACCCGGAGCAGGCTTCCAAATTCCTGCGCCAGGTGGTCACCGACTATCCTTTTTCCGATCTGGTGAACAAGGCGCAGAACAAACTGTCGGACCTGCAGCCCGCCAAGCCCGTTTCGGACGCTTTCCCCAGCGGCGGGTCCTGA
- the fliW gene encoding flagellar assembly protein FliW: MMVKIETTRFGTLEVTEDKIISMPSGMIGFGEYKRFIIIQHNADSPFFWYQAVDEPGLAFVLTNPNYFMPEYQAPPSVVKRETGWEGDLADSEELELYVTVRIPPDDPENMTANLIGPIVVNNKTMEAVQLVIAKSKYSHRHKILKKE, from the coding sequence ATGATGGTGAAAATTGAAACCACACGTTTTGGAACTTTGGAAGTCACGGAAGACAAGATTATATCCATGCCCTCCGGTATGATCGGATTCGGAGAGTATAAACGCTTTATAATCATCCAGCACAATGCGGATTCTCCGTTCTTTTGGTATCAGGCCGTGGATGAACCCGGCCTGGCCTTTGTGCTTACCAACCCCAATTATTTCATGCCCGAGTACCAGGCGCCGCCTTCGGTGGTGAAAAGGGAAACCGGGTGGGAAGGCGACCTTGCCGATAGCGAGGAACTGGAGCTTTACGTCACGGTCCGCATACCTCCCGACGACCCGGAAAACATGACCGCGAACCTCATCGGGCCCATCGTGGTGAACAACAAAACCATGGAAGCGGTCCAGTTGGTCATTGCCAAAAGCAAATACAGCCATCGTCATAAAATTTTAAAAAAGGAATAG
- the csrA gene encoding carbon storage regulator CsrA — protein sequence MLVLTRKSGQRISIGDDIVLHVLEIKGTQVRIGVDAPRGVGVHRFEVYQRIQAENQSAASMDQDVLSGAAGLFEQLNLKKTK from the coding sequence ATGCTCGTTCTGACAAGGAAGTCCGGCCAAAGAATAAGTATTGGAGACGACATAGTTTTACATGTTCTCGAAATCAAGGGAACCCAGGTGCGCATAGGCGTTGACGCCCCCAGAGGCGTGGGCGTGCACCGCTTTGAGGTGTACCAGCGCATTCAGGCGGAAAATCAGTCCGCCGCCTCCATGGATCAGGATGTTCTGTCAGGTGCGGCGGGACTTTTTGAGCAACTGAATCTCAAGAAAACCAAGTGA
- the flgL gene encoding flagellar hook-associated protein FlgL — protein sequence MRVPNSIISSNVTFGLGRLTTAMDRANLTIASQRQILTMADDPSALLQVMNLRSDMSYVDQLNRNIEMGRTWLTASESALTNVEDLITEVKLLTVQMGSDNVGADERQAAAEAVQGFLETAVTLGNSTVGDRYIFAGSQNDSPAFTLAGTAVTYEGDSNPFAVRISRESSVTVGGDGGAIFGDLFTTLADLKTALENNDGAAIRDQITNLDTAYDRIDGNISRIGGRGVRLDARTSILADVQLADTERLSSLEDVDYAEAAVELAAVETAYQAALSAASKVLNVSLVNYL from the coding sequence ATGAGAGTCCCTAACAGCATCATTTCAAGCAACGTCACTTTCGGCCTGGGCCGCCTGACAACGGCCATGGACCGGGCGAATCTGACCATAGCCAGCCAAAGGCAGATCCTGACCATGGCGGACGATCCGTCCGCTTTGCTTCAGGTCATGAACCTCCGGTCCGACATGAGCTATGTGGATCAGTTGAACCGGAACATCGAAATGGGCCGGACATGGCTGACCGCTTCGGAAAGCGCTTTGACAAACGTTGAAGACCTGATTACCGAAGTCAAACTGTTGACTGTTCAGATGGGGTCCGACAACGTGGGCGCTGACGAAAGGCAAGCCGCGGCCGAAGCGGTTCAGGGCTTTTTGGAAACCGCAGTGACTCTGGGAAATTCCACGGTGGGCGACCGCTACATCTTTGCGGGGTCTCAAAACGATTCTCCGGCCTTTACCCTGGCCGGAACCGCAGTCACCTATGAAGGCGATTCCAACCCCTTCGCCGTGCGCATCAGCCGGGAATCCTCGGTAACCGTCGGGGGCGACGGCGGCGCCATATTCGGAGACCTTTTCACCACTCTGGCGGACTTGAAAACCGCCCTGGAAAACAATGACGGGGCAGCTATCCGGGATCAGATCACCAACCTGGATACGGCCTATGATCGAATTGACGGAAACATTTCCAGAATCGGCGGGCGCGGGGTCCGCCTGGACGCCCGGACAAGCATTTTGGCCGACGTGCAGTTGGCGGATACGGAGAGGCTCTCCAGCCTGGAGGACGTGGATTACGCCGAGGCGGCCGTGGAGCTTGCAGCCGTGGAAACCGCGTACCAGGCGGCGTTGTCGGCAGCCTCAAAAGTCTTGAATGTTTCCCTGGTTAATTACCTGTAA
- the flgK gene encoding flagellar hook-associated protein FlgK, which yields MPGIRSALDIAVGAMATHQYGMDVVSHNVANVNTEGYTLQTVINKSKVPQASGGFMFGRGVETYEIRQLVDETVEKRLLEYRSSLASAEEIETFGKVLDGLFNEVEGNGLGTMLSDFFNSWEDLSLNSAGTAERSVLYEQALGLAQYIDELDAALIGEEENLGISLQSGVEAVNTLTSQIADLNQQIVAASQNTNPNDLLDQRNYLMSELAQYIDVQTFAQDDGSLTVLGPRGVTLVIGSDRFDINLHQGDIIYGKGTDKELTITDYVEKGRMGGWLEMRDTVISELRANLNEVSKEMIWAVNTVHSQGIGLTGLTSTTGSYTAAATNQPVGSAAADLFFGDRITDGGFTFWVYDASGNVVNPGGTNIAITANTTTMDDIATALGAVDLNVTASTVGGRLSITAGSGYTFGFTEDTSNVLAALGVNTFFTGEGSGTMGIHETIAADRNMIAAGKADAATGEISSGNNETSLAIGELKYTNLSITEWQSKRIGSDTSITVNASIEGFYASMISALGSSLNSAERNREFAESMVQNLETVRGSISGVSLDEEMTKLIELQQSYAAAAKLITTMDEIFQTLMTIKS from the coding sequence ATGCCGGGAATCAGGTCCGCATTGGATATTGCGGTCGGGGCCATGGCGACCCATCAGTACGGCATGGATGTCGTCAGCCACAACGTGGCCAACGTCAATACCGAAGGCTATACGCTCCAGACCGTCATCAATAAAAGCAAAGTGCCCCAGGCCTCGGGCGGGTTCATGTTCGGCCGCGGCGTGGAAACCTACGAAATCCGCCAGTTGGTGGATGAAACCGTGGAGAAAAGGCTTTTGGAGTACAGGTCCAGCCTGGCTTCCGCCGAGGAAATCGAAACCTTCGGCAAAGTATTGGACGGCCTGTTTAATGAAGTGGAAGGCAATGGCCTGGGAACCATGCTTTCGGACTTTTTCAATTCCTGGGAGGATCTTTCCCTGAACTCCGCGGGTACGGCGGAGCGCTCTGTCCTGTATGAACAGGCTTTGGGCCTGGCGCAATACATCGATGAACTGGACGCCGCTCTCATCGGTGAAGAGGAGAACCTGGGAATCAGCCTCCAGTCCGGCGTGGAGGCGGTGAACACCCTGACCTCCCAGATAGCGGACCTTAACCAGCAGATTGTGGCGGCCTCCCAGAACACCAATCCCAACGACCTCCTGGACCAGCGCAACTATCTCATGTCGGAACTGGCTCAGTACATTGACGTGCAGACTTTTGCGCAGGATGACGGATCCTTGACGGTTTTGGGGCCCAGAGGCGTCACATTAGTGATCGGCTCGGACCGATTCGACATCAATTTGCATCAGGGAGACATTATTTACGGAAAGGGCACGGATAAAGAGCTGACCATCACAGATTATGTGGAAAAAGGCCGAATGGGCGGCTGGCTGGAAATGCGGGATACGGTCATATCGGAACTCAGGGCCAATCTGAACGAAGTCTCCAAAGAAATGATCTGGGCCGTAAACACCGTACATTCCCAGGGCATAGGCCTGACAGGACTGACCTCCACCACCGGATCGTACACAGCGGCGGCGACCAATCAGCCTGTGGGCTCGGCGGCGGCGGATTTGTTTTTTGGAGATCGGATTACGGACGGCGGTTTTACTTTTTGGGTTTACGACGCTTCCGGGAACGTGGTCAATCCCGGTGGCACAAATATTGCTATTACAGCTAATACCACGACCATGGACGACATTGCCACGGCTCTGGGCGCCGTTGATCTTAACGTGACGGCCTCCACCGTGGGCGGGCGGCTAAGCATTACGGCGGGTTCGGGGTATACTTTCGGCTTTACCGAGGACACATCCAATGTTCTGGCGGCGTTGGGCGTCAACACCTTCTTCACCGGAGAAGGCAGCGGGACCATGGGGATTCACGAAACCATAGCCGCCGACAGAAACATGATCGCAGCGGGAAAGGCCGATGCAGCCACGGGAGAAATCTCCTCCGGGAACAATGAAACCTCCCTGGCCATAGGCGAGTTGAAATACACCAACCTGTCCATTACGGAATGGCAGTCCAAACGGATCGGGAGCGATACCTCCATTACGGTCAATGCGTCCATAGAAGGGTTCTACGCCTCCATGATCAGCGCGTTGGGCTCCAGCCTCAATTCGGCGGAGCGAAACAGGGAATTCGCCGAATCCATGGTGCAGAATTTGGAAACCGTGCGAGGCAGCATTTCCGGAGTGTCGCTGGATGAGGAAATGACCAAGCTCATTGAGTTGCAGCAATCCTATGCGGCGGCGGCCAAGCTTATCACGACCATGGACGAAATTTTCCAGACCCTTATGACTATTAAGAGCTAA
- the flgN gene encoding flagellar export chaperone FlgN, translating into MEDIIRALEDILRNDMERHDELICCLELERQALVEANLDAIMKMACRKQALAQAIMESIPHVDVLWQKVFPGKKTKVSIRHIDKVVSGGDPGIFRTIRQSLVELNHLKDKVRELTSANRAIAEDCLMFVRDLFSSIMVGDSADPPTYGRSGQVYRRADSNLLMHQEV; encoded by the coding sequence ATGGAAGATATCATCAGGGCGCTGGAAGACATATTGAGAAATGACATGGAACGCCACGACGAGCTGATCTGCTGCCTGGAATTGGAACGCCAGGCTTTGGTGGAAGCCAATCTGGATGCCATCATGAAAATGGCCTGCAGAAAGCAGGCGCTCGCCCAGGCCATCATGGAATCCATTCCCCATGTGGACGTGCTGTGGCAGAAAGTGTTTCCCGGCAAAAAGACCAAGGTGTCCATCCGGCACATCGACAAAGTGGTCAGCGGCGGGGATCCCGGCATATTCAGGACTATCAGGCAGTCCCTGGTGGAGTTGAACCATCTTAAAGACAAGGTGCGGGAGTTGACCAGCGCCAATCGGGCCATCGCCGAAGATTGCCTGATGTTTGTCCGGGATCTTTTCTCCTCCATTATGGTGGGCGATTCCGCCGATCCTCCAACCTACGGCAGGAGCGGACAGGTCTATAGAAGGGCCGACTCCAATCTGCTTATGCATCAGGAGGTGTAG
- a CDS encoding rod-binding protein has protein sequence MQINSATSAMLTQEMKTQAEDAKLRKACGDFESLFIYNLLKNGRQSLPQGGLLGNSNESKLMTSMLDQTLAEKCSEGNGLGMGEMLYRQLNAPQAAKGGNLEAVL, from the coding sequence ATGCAGATCAATTCCGCAACTTCCGCCATGCTGACCCAGGAAATGAAAACCCAGGCCGAAGACGCCAAACTGCGTAAGGCATGCGGTGATTTCGAGTCGCTGTTTATCTACAACCTGTTGAAAAACGGACGCCAGTCCCTGCCCCAGGGCGGTTTGCTGGGAAATTCCAACGAAAGCAAGCTCATGACCTCCATGCTGGACCAAACCCTGGCGGAAAAATGCTCCGAGGGAAACGGTCTGGGAATGGGGGAGATGTTGTACCGCCAGTTGAACGCCCCCCAGGCGGCGAAAGGCGGTAATCTGGAAGCGGTTCTTTAG
- a CDS encoding flagellar basal body P-ring protein FlgI: MSKVRNIARLVLLAAAAFTLAASTVQAARIKELASIKGVRTNQLIGYGLVVGLNGTGDKSGTEFTLQGLVNMMEHMGVHVSKDDVKVKNVAAVMVTADIPPFARIGSQVDVVISSVGDAKSLVGGTLLLTPLRGVDRNVYALAQGPLSVGGYSVGGAAGGGAVKNHPTVGRIVGGASIEREIPMQLQGRNELTLALNDADFTTAIRMKDAINNGIGMPVAYAADSGTVIIDIPQDYRNKVVSMVAMVENLDIMPDAVAKVIVNEKTGTVVVGEKVRISTVAVAHGNLSIQITESAQVSQPASFSPNPPADSQTEQLNLEDGAVVAPGGQTVVTADSQVVVAEENKQLMVVPAGATIGDLVRALNAIGVTPRDLITIFQMIKAAGALQGELVIL, translated from the coding sequence ATGTCTAAAGTCAGGAATATAGCACGTTTGGTTTTACTTGCCGCAGCAGCCTTTACCTTGGCGGCTTCCACCGTCCAGGCCGCCCGGATCAAGGAACTGGCCAGCATCAAGGGCGTCCGCACCAACCAGTTGATCGGCTACGGCCTGGTGGTGGGTCTTAACGGCACCGGCGACAAGTCGGGTACGGAATTCACCCTCCAGGGCCTGGTCAACATGATGGAGCACATGGGAGTGCATGTGAGCAAGGATGACGTCAAGGTCAAGAACGTGGCGGCGGTCATGGTGACGGCCGACATTCCCCCCTTCGCCAGGATCGGCAGCCAGGTGGACGTGGTCATTTCCTCCGTGGGCGACGCCAAAAGCCTGGTGGGCGGGACCTTGCTGCTCACCCCTCTCCGCGGCGTGGATCGCAACGTATACGCCCTGGCCCAGGGGCCTCTTTCCGTGGGCGGCTATTCCGTGGGCGGCGCAGCCGGCGGCGGAGCGGTCAAGAATCATCCCACGGTGGGCCGGATTGTGGGCGGCGCCTCCATTGAAAGGGAGATTCCCATGCAACTGCAGGGCAGAAACGAACTGACCCTGGCATTGAACGACGCCGACTTCACCACCGCAATCAGGATGAAGGACGCCATCAATAACGGAATAGGCATGCCCGTGGCATACGCCGCCGACTCCGGCACGGTGATTATAGACATCCCCCAGGATTACCGGAATAAGGTGGTCTCCATGGTGGCCATGGTGGAAAACCTGGACATCATGCCCGACGCCGTGGCCAAGGTGATCGTAAACGAGAAGACCGGAACCGTGGTCGTCGGCGAGAAAGTCCGCATTTCCACGGTGGCTGTGGCTCACGGCAACCTGAGCATTCAAATCACGGAAAGCGCCCAGGTTTCCCAGCCCGCTTCTTTCAGCCCCAATCCTCCGGCCGACTCCCAGACCGAACAGCTTAACCTGGAAGACGGCGCTGTTGTCGCCCCGGGCGGGCAGACCGTGGTCACCGCTGATTCCCAAGTGGTCGTGGCTGAAGAAAACAAGCAGCTGATGGTGGTTCCCGCGGGAGCGACCATAGGCGATTTGGTCCGGGCGCTTAACGCCATTGGCGTCACCCCCCGGGATCTCATCACCATTTTTCAAATGATTAAAGCCGCCGGCGCCCTGCAAGGCGAACTGGTGATCTTATAA
- a CDS encoding flagellar basal body L-ring protein FlgH: MIMRLGIIILAIVLALSMGCATQRQDTLASPAPSAATAPQHMLEQPATVTYNAPRPAEGSLWVDPGGSQFFGDRRARQVGDLVTIRITETPTASLTAKTTTTRDSSVSADVTDLAGYMTWLEAANKNLKGDSLLSAGYKPSFTGQGTNDRSGSVTAYVSGRVVGVMANGNLQISGSRAIKVNNETQYMTISGIVRPEDIDPSNVVQSTYIADARIEYYGKGVIADKQIPGWGTRVLDHVWPF, translated from the coding sequence ATGATCATGCGTTTAGGAATCATAATTTTGGCAATCGTTCTGGCGCTCTCCATGGGGTGCGCAACCCAAAGGCAGGATACTCTCGCCAGCCCTGCGCCTTCCGCAGCAACCGCTCCGCAGCACATGCTTGAGCAGCCGGCGACCGTCACTTATAACGCGCCTCGTCCGGCCGAAGGCTCCTTGTGGGTCGACCCGGGCGGAAGCCAGTTTTTCGGAGACAGGCGGGCAAGGCAGGTCGGCGACCTGGTGACCATCAGGATTACGGAAACCCCCACGGCTTCCTTGACAGCAAAGACCACCACCACCCGCGATTCCAGCGTCAGCGCCGACGTGACGGACCTGGCCGGGTACATGACCTGGCTGGAAGCCGCCAATAAGAATTTGAAAGGCGACAGCCTGTTGAGCGCCGGTTACAAACCCAGCTTTACGGGGCAGGGGACCAACGACCGCAGCGGCAGCGTGACCGCTTATGTGTCCGGCCGCGTTGTGGGGGTCATGGCCAACGGCAACCTCCAGATTTCCGGCTCCCGGGCCATCAAGGTGAATAACGAAACTCAATACATGACCATCTCGGGCATTGTTCGCCCCGAAGATATAGATCCCAGCAACGTGGTTCAGTCCACCTACATCGCCGACGCCCGCATCGAGTACTACGGCAAAGGCGTGATTGCAGACAAACAAATTCCCGGATGGGGAACCCGCGTCCTGGATCATGTGTGGCCGTTTTAA
- the flgA gene encoding flagellar basal body P-ring formation chaperone FlgA, whose translation MRRLSAHKLAVMLTSLAVFSALAAGAAIAKGPEIRVPSEAWVQEDSVFLRDVAVISGLDSLSHEINEVYLGRAPAPGKRRSLRGAMIQAKLDRLDLPENAVVEIPSRVKVHRSFQEVDDQDFEDMLIDFLNDKLPLGHFEVSRFQVRGNGPVAEGYLDVVLEDSRNDEYYGQLSLKGIVSVDGNMERRVSIAAWVDYEAPVVVATRKLDRMDVLTAGDVTVEMRNLSRLPDGVVTDPKEVRGMRLRQDMDAGEHMLSRMLEKPPLVERGEDVTIMAENGVLSITAIGLAKESGGLGDAIEVENKMSEKIITCRVTGPAQVEVRF comes from the coding sequence ATGAGACGTCTTTCCGCCCATAAGCTCGCCGTTATGTTAACCAGCCTGGCCGTATTCTCAGCCTTGGCGGCCGGCGCTGCAATCGCCAAGGGGCCCGAAATTCGTGTGCCGTCCGAGGCCTGGGTGCAGGAAGACAGCGTCTTTTTGAGAGACGTGGCCGTAATTTCCGGGCTGGACTCTCTTTCCCACGAAATCAATGAGGTCTACCTGGGAAGGGCGCCTGCTCCGGGCAAACGCCGCTCCCTCCGGGGCGCCATGATCCAGGCCAAGCTGGATCGGCTGGATCTGCCCGAGAACGCCGTGGTCGAAATTCCCTCCAGGGTGAAAGTGCACCGTTCCTTCCAGGAAGTGGACGACCAGGATTTTGAAGACATGCTGATCGATTTTCTAAACGACAAGCTGCCCCTAGGCCATTTTGAAGTCAGCCGGTTTCAGGTGCGCGGCAACGGCCCTGTGGCTGAGGGTTATCTGGACGTGGTTTTGGAAGACAGCCGCAATGATGAGTATTACGGCCAGCTCAGCCTGAAAGGAATCGTCAGCGTGGATGGAAACATGGAGCGCAGGGTGAGCATCGCCGCCTGGGTGGACTACGAAGCCCCGGTTGTCGTCGCGACCCGCAAGCTGGACCGCATGGACGTGCTCACCGCTGGAGACGTAACCGTGGAAATGCGGAACCTTTCCCGCCTGCCCGACGGCGTCGTCACCGATCCCAAAGAGGTAAGAGGCATGCGGCTGCGTCAGGACATGGACGCCGGCGAACACATGCTTTCCAGAATGCTGGAAAAGCCGCCCCTGGTTGAACGGGGCGAGGACGTGACTATCATGGCGGAAAACGGCGTTCTTTCCATCACCGCCATAGGCTTGGCCAAAGAGTCCGGCGGTCTGGGCGACGCCATAGAAGTGGAAAACAAGATGAGCGAAAAAATAATCACCTGCCGGGTCACCGGTCCGGCTCAGGTGGAAGTCCGGTTTTAG
- the flgG gene encoding flagellar basal-body rod protein FlgG: MLRGLWTAATGMEAQQLNIDVVSNNLANINTTAFKRSRPDFQDLMYQTIRVAGATTTGGTQLPTGLQVGMGSKPTGVQKIFVQGDYSQTGNDLDWAIEGNGFFKVLSNNEEVYTRAGSFKIDSEGYITTAAGERLQPEFAVPADAVLISVDSGGKLTAFGPANEEVATYDITLYDFANPAGLYSMGRNLYKTTEASGEEVEGTPGDEGFGTISQGFLEMSNVNVVEEMVTMIIAQRAYEANSKAIQTADSMLQIANNVKR, translated from the coding sequence ATGTTACGAGGATTATGGACAGCAGCAACCGGGATGGAGGCTCAACAGCTCAATATTGATGTTGTTTCCAACAACCTGGCCAACATCAACACCACCGCGTTCAAACGCAGCAGGCCCGATTTTCAGGATCTCATGTATCAGACGATCCGGGTGGCAGGCGCGACAACTACGGGCGGAACGCAACTTCCCACGGGCCTCCAGGTCGGCATGGGCTCCAAACCCACGGGCGTGCAAAAGATTTTCGTCCAGGGCGATTACAGCCAGACCGGCAACGATTTGGACTGGGCCATTGAAGGAAACGGCTTTTTTAAAGTGTTGAGCAACAACGAGGAAGTCTACACTCGGGCCGGCAGTTTCAAGATCGATTCCGAAGGCTACATCACCACCGCCGCCGGTGAAAGGCTGCAGCCTGAATTCGCCGTACCCGCGGATGCGGTTCTCATTTCCGTGGATTCCGGCGGCAAGCTCACGGCTTTCGGCCCGGCCAACGAAGAAGTGGCCACCTACGACATCACGCTTTACGACTTCGCCAACCCCGCGGGACTCTACTCCATGGGCCGCAACCTGTACAAAACCACCGAGGCTTCCGGCGAGGAAGTGGAAGGAACGCCCGGCGACGAAGGTTTTGGCACCATCAGCCAGGGCTTTTTGGAAATGTCCAACGTGAACGTGGTGGAAGAAATGGTGACCATGATCATCGCCCAGCGGGCCTACGAAGCAAACTCCAAGGCTATCCAGACGGCAGACAGCATGCTGCAGATAGCCAACAACGTGAAGAGGTAA
- a CDS encoding flagellar hook-basal body protein, with the protein MNIGTIYATKGFYNEYERFEVISNNLANVSTPGFKRDIYALDKNSKPYTETDMSEGPLQHTGNELDFSIQGEGFFEMQGENGLRYTRQGRFLLNADKEIVNAAGDKLLSDRGAPIVVDGGDLSVAPDGTLMVDGKELETIAVVNFENPKMLSKEGATYYVSEGGAGERLERPEGTIVNQGYLEQSNVIVPQEMVKMMESLRTYETFQKYMNTASEMDTKAVSEVGMLR; encoded by the coding sequence ATGAACATAGGAACCATATACGCAACCAAGGGCTTTTATAACGAGTACGAACGGTTTGAGGTTATCTCCAATAACCTGGCCAACGTCTCCACCCCTGGATTCAAGCGCGACATATACGCCCTGGATAAAAACTCCAAGCCCTACACCGAGACCGATATGTCCGAAGGGCCTTTGCAGCACACGGGAAATGAGTTGGACTTTTCCATCCAGGGCGAAGGTTTCTTTGAAATGCAGGGCGAGAACGGGCTTCGCTATACTCGCCAGGGGCGTTTTTTGCTGAACGCGGACAAGGAAATCGTCAATGCGGCCGGCGACAAGCTCCTGAGCGACCGGGGCGCCCCTATTGTGGTGGACGGCGGCGACCTGTCCGTAGCCCCTGACGGAACCCTCATGGTGGACGGCAAGGAACTGGAAACCATTGCCGTGGTCAATTTTGAAAACCCCAAAATGCTCTCCAAAGAAGGCGCTACTTATTACGTTTCGGAAGGCGGCGCAGGCGAGCGGCTGGAGCGCCCCGAAGGGACGATAGTTAACCAGGGCTACCTGGAGCAATCCAATGTGATCGTTCCCCAGGAAATGGTCAAGATGATGGAGTCGTTAAGAACTTATGAGACCTTTCAAAAATATATGAACACAGCCAGTGAAATGGATACCAAAGCCGTCAGCGAAGTAGGCATGCTGAGGTAA
- a CDS encoding EscU/YscU/HrcU family type III secretion system export apparatus switch protein yields the protein MKKSIKKAVALKYNALADNAPRVTATGKGIIAEKIIDLARKHGVPVQEDPDLVEVLARLDLNEEIPAELYVVVAELLSFVYKSNQAKMDR from the coding sequence ATGAAAAAATCCATAAAAAAAGCCGTCGCCCTTAAATATAACGCCCTCGCGGACAACGCTCCCCGCGTCACCGCCACCGGCAAAGGGATTATTGCGGAAAAAATCATCGATCTCGCCCGCAAACATGGGGTGCCGGTCCAGGAAGACCCGGACCTGGTGGAGGTTCTGGCCCGTCTGGACCTGAACGAGGAAATTCCGGCCGAACTCTATGTGGTGGTGGCGGAGCTTCTTTCCTTCGTCTACAAAAGCAATCAGGCAAAAATGGACCGCTAG